Genomic window (Falco cherrug isolate bFalChe1 chromosome 4, bFalChe1.pri, whole genome shotgun sequence):
GATCAATCTTacacagaaaagctttctgaaCTGTTGAGTAGTTTCTCTCAGATAATTAAGTTGCTTAATATAAAAAAGTTTATCTAATCCTCTAGCACTGAAAAACTAAGGATGAAAGCATGGCCTTAAGAGTTAATACATAgtttttattagtattattatcATCGTTCAGAAGTTGACAGCTTCTTAAATAACCCAAATGTGAAGAGTTTGGCTTTCTACCTTTGAAACCCACAGGTTTGGTTTGGTTCGGTTCAactccagcccctctgcttgCTGTGTCCCTGGAACGGGTGGGGACAGCCAGCTCAGAACTCCTTGCTCCACCACAGTTCCTGTAACTGAACCTGGTTTCCACTCCTCATCTGCAGAAAAGCACGAGTAACGCACCCTCTGCCTAAGGCCACCGCGTTCTTTCCTTGCAAAGGGAGGAGGCGGCTGAGGACACGGGGCGCAGGCAGCACCGTCTCAGACGGTGGCAGCCAGTCACGAGAAGTGCACGAGCTCTACCACGGTGGATTTCTCACCCCTTTTAAAGGCTGATGGCGTTGGGCATCAAACGTGCTTCAGTGACGGGCAAACCTTACACTAACATGTAGTTCAACTGAACCAAGTTCAAAAACTTGGAGGGTATTTCTATTTATATAGTTACCTTGAGGTACTAGCTTACCTTTTGACATGACCTATTATGTCCTGTTACGTAATTAAATACGAAGCTGAATCATGAAAAAGTCCAAGCTGTTTTGCTGTAAGAGCTCATGATTACCTTGCGTTTTTTGGTCAACACCTGCTAAAGCTGATTTGTCCTTAAACCTGATACTGAAATCTGTCGTGTATATTACAGAACAGCAGGTTCAGTTCCGAGGTGTGACGGACTTGAACCTCACGTTACTTTAGAACTTCACGCTGAGTAGTGCTTACAGACGCAAATTAACTTCCAAGTTTAGTGGCCTTTCACCACGTAGCTGCTACGCTGAAATGCCCGCACAGTTTACACGGTACTTCAGTTCTCATGCCAACAGAAGGAAGGAGTTACTAATACAAACCGAAGCATCACCAACTTAatccacagctgcacattacGTTAAGATttttacctggaaaaaaaatgcttttcttatcACAAAACTGGATGACCAAACACCACCATTGGGACTGTCAGGAAACCGACTCCTTCCACCGACTCGCAGTCCCATTCTTTtcttcaacaacaacaacaaattttTCTGTGTGGGTTGCACTTACTGTCAAAGGATAATACAGCATCTGCAGAGGCGCTGTCCGCTCCCTCCTACCGAGGGAGGGGGAGTTACTGGAGCAAAGTAAGCATGAACCTTCACGTGAGGTAGATGAGCCTGTGGATGAAAAGTCCGCATTACgaggggagagaaaggaacGGAACTAGTAAAAAGGAGGAGTACGCCTCAATCGTTACTAGCAAGCAGGCTCTCGTTAAGGTTGGTTAGCCAAACAGAGAGTGTGCGTACACTTGATGCTATGCAAGCTGTCGTCTCCTGACACGTAATTCTCCCGTGCCACCCAGCTAAGGCAGGCTCCCGTCTGGGCACTCGCCTGCTCGGGGCTCCCACTTACCACCCAACAAAGCCCTCGCCGGGCGGCCCAGCGCGCTCCCCGCCGGGAGAGGCACACGCTCTGCTGCGGCCACTGCAGCGGGCTCGCCTGCATCTTGTCTCCCATGTTCCGCCCTGCTGCTCTCGCCCTGGAGAGCAGCGTGGAATAGAACTGGGCACCTGCCCTCGACAGTCACTGTCGGGGATGAGCTCTCCAACCGCAGAAGCGTTTGGACACAAGTCTGGGACACGTCCAACAGAAAGGCTAAGGCACcgccctcccacccccaccctgagGTAGGGGGTCCCTGACCCAAGAGGGGAGGTACGTGGCGGAAGGGTTTGTGGCTGGGTTCCAGGGCCTGAAGGCGCTACAACCCACCAACCAAAACGTCCGCACAGATGTTGTGCTATTGGCCCTGTGTATTAACGTGTATTTTAGGCAAGCTACAGAGTACCACTACCCAGCCCTAAAAACAAACCTGtacttgaaaaatacagaaagcagaagaccGACACTCATCACCCCGGCAGCAGAAGTGCCGTCAGTTATAAACAGACAATTATTGCTGCCCGTACGGGCAAGCTGTGTTTAGTCTCTAGGGGCGCGGACCTAACAGAACCATGTTCAGATTCTGTTTTTCCATCCTTCCTTGCCTGGGACATCGGTGAGATCCATGCAACCTCAAGCACTATCAACAGCTCGGGCATTCCCACCGGAACAAGTCCGCAAACACGTACTCGGATCCGTTTGATTCCAGCTCGCGTGACTTGCTGACAGTCGTACAGCTCAATTCTCTCCAAGTTGTGGCAGTTCTCCAGGTGTTCCAGAGTCACATCCGTGATGAGAAGACAGTTATCAAGCTCCAGTACCTGCAGCCTCTCGTGACCACACGTACTGTTGCTCAGGTGAAGAATCCCATCATCAGTGATTAATTCACAGTGAGATAAGCTCTGAAACAGAGAGGCAAACGGTTAACGACATCACTCAGTCCCCTCTAAACCTCGGAAGTCCTCTTCAACCTCCTTCATTCCAGCGATTAAACAGTCACAAAGAGTAACAGAAGGAACAGCTCCGCTTCACAACATGGCCGTACTTTGGTTTTAACTTTGCTTCAAAACGAGTGGTGTCGCAGCACACACATCGCCGGCAAAACTCCTCAGGCCCCTTTGCTCTCCGTGAATGTGGGAATTCTGTTCCAATTGTCATGCACCTCCGTCACCAATGGGTGCAAACGGCACGTGTGCCATGCCAGGAAGAGGCGATAACTTTAAGGGTTGCTCAAGAACATACAGAAATAGATGAGGATCTACTGACAGGAGTTATAAATGGTCTAACACAGCTGTTTCACAGCTACCGTCTTTTCCTAGGTATAACCCAGGACCGAGCCCGTGCAAATCCACAGAGATACAGAACAATGAGACCGGACTGATTTGCCAAAAGATGATTGCAAAAAAACATGAGTGCTTAGCACCTCAGGCTACACATACAAGGattaataaacattttgtgCAGCAGGAGCAAATCTTTTTTGCCACAGTCAgcataacaaacaaaaaaattctctcCAGCATGTTCTTTAACACTCTTGTATTTCAAGGGCATGGAAAAAATTGCAGCAtctcaggcagcagcaccacataaagcaGCTTCCTGGTTCCTTTAGGGAATTCATGACTTTTGGAGAAGCACTGATGATGACAACAACAGGAAACAGATTTTCCTTGGCGGAGGCTTAAAAAACACTCTTTGTCACAGTGAAATGAATGCTCTCCAGTCTTCTGCACTAGAAATGTGCAGGATCTATGAACTCTACTCCTCTCGCACTGGGCTCTGAGCTAGCTCCTTGCTTTGACCGGTTCTCAAGCAGTGTTTCCTTGCCCCAAGCGTTTTTCAGAGAGCAAATGGTGAAGAAACACTTGCAGCAATCCAAAAGCGCGTTTTAACTCAGGGTAAGCAAACAGTAGCGCTCAAAAGTACCTCCCGCCAATCATCTGAATCAACCACGTAATCCTTCCCTTCCCTCGGTACGACACATCCGTCTTCTTTCATTTCAGCCTGACATGGAAGCCTGAGGACTCCCAGCCTCACCCTTATTTCACCTCCACTAGAGTCAGGAGCATTTCTTGCCTGCTACCAGACACACGGGTGGTCTGCCCTGCCCTTTAGAACAACTTGCCCCTCAattttttgtctcctttgctCAACAGGATGGACAAGTAACCAGAGAAGAGGCTGGGAGACAGGTCTGCAACTCCCCTTGAGCTGCAGAGGAGCCACCCCGCAGCTTCCCTTCAGCTCCAGCTGGTCCGCTTCTACTCGCTCACCAAGTGTGAGCAGCTGGCAGTGACTCCAAGCAACACCACGGGTAGTGCACACTGTCCCCGAAAGACAACAGAAATGAAGCGCTTGTAACTTACGACACGTTTACATTCCGAAAGTCTATCAACTCTTTAAAGCTCCCTCCTATACCTCACATTTATGTGCGTGTTCCAAGCGTTCGATTTGGCTCACAGCCTGGAAACCATCAGCAGTTGCAGggttaaagaacatttttataataGACCTGTTGTTTCAAGGAAGGACAGGAGGTTATGTGAAGCTGTTGGCTACGGCAGCAATCTGCTGGCTAATTAAGAGTTTTCCGTCCCAGGAAGTAAGCAGCTTATAAAATCAGCTTTCCTGAGACACTGTATTTGGTACTGAAAAGACAATACAGGATGTACAGCTGAGTTCGTAGAAGTTTGTAAAACAAGTATGCCAAATGATAGATATTTTGTGTTAAACCACATGGTTTTTCTGACTTTGTAAGCCTGTTAGAAAGCGTTAATAAAGTGGAATTTTACACAAAGAATTGCTTGACATCTTTAGAATAGAGAGATATggtcaaattcttttttttgttgttgttgttaatatACTGAACGCTGTATATTGTATAAATCAAATATGGCACAATACACTGAGAGTAAGAAACAGTATGATCAACTTAACTGAAGAACTCAATTGTCTTCTCATCTCCAGGAATATCGTATCAACAGTTTCTCTAGTACCTTCAATTTACAATTACTAAACACTTTCACCAGAAATTACTTCTTGAGTAAGTAATAAAGTGAGTACTCTGATGCTGACAAAGATTAATGGTTATAACTGGTCTAACAGTGCTTTTGCTTATTTCCACTGTCTACTGAGTTTCCAAACATACCTAAACATACGCTAAGGCACTGCTACACAAGAGTTAACAGAGCCATCAACAGTATGTGATTTCACACTTGAAGTATCAAGATTAGTTCACCTAGGGTATTTGGTACCTCCTAGTCCGTAATTCTTAGCCATCACTGTTTACTcacacagaatcatttaggttggaaaagacctttaagatcatcaagtccgaCTGTTAACCCAGAAAATCTTTGAGTATGTATCCTTCCTACACACAGGAtatacacaaacaaacaaacaaaaataaattcttctggTTCCCTTAGAAAAGGTATGCCATTTTACCAATGCCACACTTCACTGTCTGTGGGCTAACACACAAAGGCCAGCAAACAGAAGCAGgttcagaaaaatacttggaAATTATAAGGTTTTGTGGTATCTTTAGTGAAGCACCAGCAGAACCGGTACAAAAGATCTCTTGCAAGTACAATTACAATTGCGATTACAATACAAGAACATATCTGttacagaagaacagaaagggtCCCAAATAAATGTCTCCGCATCTCCTGACAGCTCTTGTTTGGCTTAACATTAAGAATTATGGTACAGAAATGAGGTCAGACAActaataagcaaaaataaaaaacaactgcCATAAAAAACAGTGAACACGCTCCTTTTAAAAAGCCATCTCTCCTTGTGTTGCTGCCTTAGTAACACTGAGTAACACTAACTAATCATAACACAATTTAATTAATGAAGCAGCAAACCTTCCTTTAATCCCATCTAAGGACAGATTATAAAAGATACTTGTTCTCTCACACTGACCTGAAGTAGTATATAACAAATCTACACTTCTGGGACAACTGGCCCTCAATACAGGAGCTCCATAGTAAGGAGAGTCTAGTAATTTTATAGTACCTTGACTGAAGAACAGCCAAATTCATGTCATCTGaaattggttttgattttctgaaaGATCTAAGCAACCACTCCTTAGAAAACAGgtctttgaaatacagcaagCAGGGTACCCCACTGAAGGCATCTCAATCCTCTCCAATTACGTTCAAAAGTTTATGTCAAAAAAGCCTTCTATAATTTACTCCCAATTACATTTATCATCACtgggtggttttgtttagtCAGTATTTTATGTAAACTGTCATACTCCCCAAGAAAAACCATTAGGGAACACTTCAGAGTATCTATAAAGGCTCTGACTACTATAAGCTGAACTAAGTAATCAGGTATGAAGGATGTTAACCATGAAATACAAGCTTCCTGCTTATTACCCACCGATTTGGTGATATTTTGTCATCAAACAatgcatgtaaatattttaggaGTAATCTGCTTCTTTTagaatatttatgaaattttgCACGCAATCATACTACATCAGGAACTTCTCGATGCAGGGTGAACAACCTGGTTTTGTACTGCAGGagttgtgtatgtgtgtggttTTGAGGGATGTTAAAGTTCACAAAGAGTTAAACTTACCAGTGCTTGTAGCTTAGGACAGTGTATAGAAAGTTGTATCAACGTGCTGTCGGTTatctagaaataaaagaaatcagacaACCATAAGCGACAGCAGGAGAGTCAACCCTCAAACAAGGTATCTCTTTCTCTACCAGATGAAGGTTCTGTTATTTCTGAGAAACACCCAATCACCAGTCACTCTTCAAGTACTTCCCTCTACAGAATTTCccaataattatttttacttactATGACAAACACAGCAGTATAATAAAAACCAAAGCACATCTAACTGAAAGTGCTAATGCACTGCACTCTTCCACTGGATGTTCAATATTCcttttcatattaaaatctCACCAAAACACACTCTTCCAAGTCCATCTTCTCCAGCTCATGGCAATTctataacaaacaaaaaacaaacagataaacaaaagatgaaataaagcaACATATAGACATAAAATCATGCACAGGCCTAGTAATACGGGATAATACAGCTTCCAAGAGGATACTGTGAACTAAAGCTCTTCAAGTATTTGATCACCAAAggacaaaaaatgttttcaaaacaaaagcaatacaCCACCTCCCTCCCAAACCTCTACATTTCAGCCTTCCTCTTACTAAGTGAGACATCTCCTCCTTGCCCCGTAAGGTGGGAACAGTAAGTATCAGCACtcacccagccctgcttccctgccctCTTTTAGAGTGAATTTCAAACCTATGCTATTTATGGCCTGTGCACTAAAGCTAACTAATCTGCATACAGAAGAATCCAACTTCTGCATACATCAGCCTGCACTCAACTAATCTGCAACACACTTAAGCCCACGGAACATCTCTCTTCACCATCATACATTAAAATGAACCCTTAAAACCGATTTACTTTGGTAGTGaatgctgaaaatattaaaatagggTCCACTTTAAGGTTGTGAGAAAGTTGCACTTCACATTTATAAAAGCAAGCTCCCTAGCAAGctttttgaaatgctttcaatATCTGACCATGACTAATTTCAAGAAAACGATGTAACCTTGTGACCTCGCAGCAGCCCACATGGTGCCACAGCTCAGCTGAAACCCCAACTCATTTTTTACAAGAATAGGAAGAAGTGGTTTAACTTCCAGCTCCCCAAACCAGGCCTGAAGCAACTACCAAAAGCCCAAGGCTGTACTGCTGAATGACTACAAAACCACTCTGTTTAACTACTGTGGCTAGAAACGCCCCCCCCTCTCGTTCACACTAAATATCAGCAGCATAAATTACTCCTGTTTAGAGagtattatttttgtattcagaTTCCCAGCAAGCATACAAGTCTAACTTGAAGCATTTTATACCATCAATATGTTTACTTTACATATTTACAGCATGAATCAGGGCACAAGGGCTTATAGTTTATAATGTATCATGTAAATATCTTTGTAATTTAAAAGTCTGCTTAAAATAATCTATTATATGGTGATTTTTTGGGTGTAAATATCACAAGGGTGTGCGTCATCTTTATAGGGGCAATTTGGCTAGAATATACAACACAAGTCTGGAATTATGTTAAGCATAATAAATGCAAGTGAAACATACTAAAaaacaagagagagaaagaagtaaaaagtgCGATGACAGATGGCAAAATAGATCAAACTGCAGCTCTAAGTATAatccagaaataaaaccactgttTAGGCCCCTCCTCCACTGGGTTCttcctactttatttttcttcttctcataTTCCTTCCCAGCAGGACTACATCAAttcacagctgctcagcagcaacgAAAACAAGGCAAGCTCTAACCTCTGAAATGACCCTTACCCGTGCTAAAAGGGTAAAACCAGCATCTGTAAGATGTGAACATCTTGCAGCTTCCAGTATCctggaaaagttttaaatattaaaggaaacattaacatagagaaaagcaaatgcatcCGAGATACAAATCTGTCTCTTGCAATTTAAAGCTCTCAATAGCAAATGTATATATATGCCTATTTTTCACAGTGatttgcaattaaaaagcaCTAGGCAGACTTTTGAGCCAGCTTATTAGAAGATTCTAACAGTCACAAAACAGATCAACTTCAATCCTCAAATCTTCTTAAcacttaat
Coding sequences:
- the FBXL2 gene encoding F-box/LRR-repeat protein 2 isoform X2 codes for the protein MGAQKSLTVCLLFCSTCYSLSRFCSKLKHLDLTSCVAITNSSLKGLSEGCRNLEHLNLSWCDQITKDGIEALVKGCSGLKALFLRGCTQLEDEALKHIQNHCHELVILNLQSCTQISDEGIVKICRGCHRLQSLCVSGCSNLTDASLTALGLNCPRLKILEAARCSHLTDAGFTLLARNCHELEKMDLEECVLITDSTLIQLSIHCPKLQALSLSHCELITDDGILHLSNSTCGHERLQVLELDNCLLITDVTLEHLENCHNLERIELYDCQQVTRAGIKRIRAHLPHVKVHAYFAPVTPPPSVGGSGQRLCRCCIIL